In a single window of the Agrobacterium fabrum str. C58 genome:
- a CDS encoding endonuclease/exonuclease/phosphatase family protein, whose translation MKKNGLLDDEKTALTKNTSLSAFVMQSLRDRRQRQNAAPATKDHSFPVIASYNVHKCVGRDRKFDPDRTSRVIQEIGADIIALQEADSRFGERTGLLDLARLERESGLVPVPVQAGVKAHGWHGNVVLFREGAVRDVHTLKLPGLEPRGALVVELDLKSGGTLRVIAAHFGLLRHSRAQQAKALVGLLEARNECATILMGDLNEWRLGNGSSLNTFRDAFGTLPPAVPSFPSNLPVLALDRIIANREGLIEQVEAHDSALARIASDHLPLKAAIRTDLLPA comes from the coding sequence GTGAAAAAGAACGGTTTGCTGGATGATGAAAAAACGGCTTTGACGAAAAACACCAGCCTGTCCGCCTTCGTCATGCAATCGCTGCGCGACCGCCGCCAGCGGCAGAATGCGGCGCCGGCGACCAAAGACCATTCCTTTCCGGTCATCGCTTCCTACAATGTGCATAAATGCGTCGGCCGCGACCGCAAGTTCGACCCTGATCGTACCAGCCGCGTCATTCAGGAAATCGGCGCCGACATCATCGCCCTTCAGGAAGCGGACAGCCGTTTCGGCGAGCGCACGGGCCTGCTCGATCTTGCCCGGCTGGAGCGGGAAAGCGGCCTTGTTCCTGTGCCGGTGCAGGCAGGCGTGAAGGCGCATGGCTGGCATGGCAATGTCGTGCTGTTCAGAGAAGGGGCTGTCAGGGACGTGCATACGCTGAAATTGCCGGGGCTGGAGCCGCGCGGCGCGCTCGTCGTGGAACTAGACCTTAAAAGCGGCGGCACGCTCCGGGTCATCGCCGCCCATTTCGGCCTTCTCAGACATTCCCGCGCCCAGCAGGCCAAGGCGCTTGTCGGTCTTCTGGAAGCGCGCAACGAATGCGCGACCATCCTCATGGGGGACCTGAATGAATGGCGTCTAGGTAACGGATCATCACTCAATACGTTCCGGGACGCTTTCGGCACCCTGCCGCCGGCGGTGCCGAGTTTTCCGTCCAACCTGCCGGTGCTGGCGCTCGACCGGATCATCGCCAATCGCGAAGGGCTGATCGAGCAGGTGGAGGCGCATGACAGCGCGCTGGCGCGCATCGCCTCGGACCATCTGCCGCTGAAAGCCGCGATCCGCACCGACCTGCTTCCGGCCTGA
- a CDS encoding phospholipase D-like domain-containing protein — MLDLVIAYWPHILAVLSILMGTVAAVHATMTKEEVRSALGWVGVIVLSPIVGAVIYAIAGINRIRRSNITQQRSFMLDEIMDRVARLDASNDMIATRFGRRFEAMKTLGDRVTRHALTTGNGIEPLVSGDVAYAAMLEAIGEAKRSIILETYIFDNDRIGARFVAALERAKLRGVEVRVLIDAVGARYSVPSILPTLRDKDIVADVFNGNVIMGLRLPYANLRTHRKILVVDGRIAFSGGMNIREGFTLEFGGESQSHDTHFKITGPVVSDFFSIAAEDWRFTTGEVLDAPVWDIAIPDGVPGSQIVARVCSSGPDKSIETSHKMLMGAFSVARSSILIMSPYFLPDRELISALITAARRGCVVDIIVPKSNNLVLVDRAMTAQFDQMLKNYCRIWRATGAFNHSKLLVIDGRWSYIGSSNLDPRSLRLNFEIDLEVMDEEFAGAIGDRIRNARATALPVRLSELNARPFVVRFVERVLWLASPYL; from the coding sequence ATGCTCGATCTCGTCATTGCCTATTGGCCGCATATCCTTGCCGTTCTCTCCATCTTGATGGGTACCGTGGCGGCCGTGCATGCCACGATGACGAAGGAGGAGGTGCGTTCCGCGCTGGGCTGGGTGGGCGTCATCGTGCTGTCGCCGATCGTCGGCGCGGTCATCTACGCCATCGCCGGCATCAACCGCATTCGCCGGTCGAACATCACGCAGCAGCGGTCCTTCATGCTGGACGAGATCATGGATCGCGTGGCGCGCCTCGATGCCAGCAACGATATGATCGCGACGCGTTTCGGCCGCCGTTTCGAGGCGATGAAGACGCTTGGCGACCGGGTGACGCGCCACGCGCTGACGACCGGTAACGGCATCGAGCCGCTGGTGAGCGGGGATGTCGCCTATGCCGCCATGCTGGAGGCGATCGGGGAGGCGAAGCGGTCGATCATTCTCGAAACATATATTTTCGATAATGACCGGATCGGCGCCCGTTTCGTCGCGGCGCTTGAAAGGGCGAAGCTGCGTGGCGTGGAGGTGAGGGTGCTCATCGATGCGGTCGGCGCCCGTTATTCGGTTCCGAGCATCCTGCCGACACTCAGGGATAAGGACATCGTTGCCGATGTCTTCAACGGCAATGTCATCATGGGGCTGCGGCTGCCCTATGCCAATCTGCGTACCCACCGCAAGATCCTCGTGGTGGACGGACGTATCGCCTTCAGCGGCGGCATGAATATCCGCGAGGGTTTCACCCTGGAATTCGGTGGCGAAAGCCAGTCGCACGACACCCATTTCAAGATTACCGGGCCGGTGGTCTCCGATTTTTTCTCCATCGCTGCGGAGGACTGGCGCTTCACGACGGGGGAGGTTCTCGACGCACCGGTCTGGGATATCGCCATTCCCGATGGCGTGCCGGGGTCGCAAATCGTTGCCCGCGTCTGCTCCTCGGGGCCGGACAAAAGCATCGAGACCAGTCACAAGATGCTGATGGGGGCCTTTTCGGTGGCGCGTTCCTCCATTCTCATCATGTCGCCCTATTTTCTCCCCGATCGGGAGCTTATTTCGGCGCTCATTACCGCAGCAAGGCGGGGGTGCGTGGTGGATATCATCGTGCCGAAAAGCAACAATCTGGTGCTTGTCGACAGGGCGATGACGGCGCAGTTCGACCAGATGCTGAAGAATTATTGCCGCATCTGGCGGGCGACCGGGGCTTTCAATCATTCCAAGCTTCTGGTGATCGACGGGCGCTGGAGCTATATTGGCTCCTCCAATCTCGATCCGCGATCGCTGCGGTTGAACTTCGAGATCGATCTCGAAGTCATGGACGAAGAATTTGCCGGGGCGATCGGAGATCGTATCCGGAATGCGCGTGCAACTGCCTTGCCCGTCCGGCTCAGCGAACTGAATGCTCGGCCATTCGTTGTCCGTTTTGTGGAGCGTGTGCTGTGGCTCGCTTCACCCTATCTTTAG
- the pdxY gene encoding pyridoxal kinase PdxY produces the protein MQENTQGAVIVISSHVMRGSVGNRAAVFALETLGYPVWAVPTIVMPWHPGHGPSTRMRFQDDDFDKAMTDLGNAQWIGEVKAVLTGYFGSAAQVRSVARLIRNLKEKNPALVYACDPVMGDLGGLYIPLETAEAIRDHLIPLATVATPNRYELAWMSGAELETNNAIMDAALALGPPKMLVTSAVPMMTGGTGNLYLSGRHALLAEHRAIENAPNGLGDLMSALFLARLLEGVDDEKALQLATASVFEILARTKKRGMNELTLETDSSSLSTPMAMVQMRHLLHPSRSKRK, from the coding sequence ATGCAGGAAAATACACAGGGCGCCGTCATCGTCATTTCCAGCCACGTCATGCGTGGCTCCGTCGGCAACCGCGCCGCCGTTTTTGCGCTGGAGACCCTCGGTTATCCGGTCTGGGCGGTGCCCACCATCGTCATGCCCTGGCACCCCGGCCACGGCCCATCCACCCGCATGCGCTTTCAGGATGACGACTTCGACAAGGCCATGACCGACCTCGGAAACGCCCAATGGATCGGCGAGGTCAAGGCTGTTCTGACCGGTTATTTCGGCAGTGCCGCGCAGGTCCGCTCCGTCGCAAGGCTGATCCGCAATCTGAAGGAAAAGAACCCGGCGCTGGTTTACGCCTGCGACCCGGTCATGGGCGATCTGGGCGGGCTTTATATTCCCCTCGAGACCGCCGAAGCCATCCGGGATCACCTCATCCCGCTTGCCACCGTCGCCACGCCAAACCGTTACGAACTGGCTTGGATGAGCGGCGCGGAACTTGAGACCAACAATGCCATCATGGATGCCGCGCTCGCGCTCGGGCCGCCGAAAATGCTGGTCACCTCAGCCGTACCGATGATGACGGGCGGCACCGGCAATCTTTACCTCAGCGGCCGCCACGCCCTGCTTGCCGAACACCGCGCCATCGAAAATGCGCCGAACGGCCTCGGCGACCTGATGTCGGCGCTGTTCCTCGCCCGCCTGCTGGAAGGCGTGGATGATGAAAAGGCGCTGCAACTGGCAACAGCCAGCGTCTTCGAAATCCTGGCCCGCACCAAAAAACGCGGGATGAACGAACTGACGCTCGAGACCGACTCTTCAAGTCTCTCCACACCCATGGCCATGGTGCAGATGCGTCATCTCTTGCATCCTTCACGCAGCAAGCGCAAATAG
- a CDS encoding carbonic anhydrase, translating to MKDFPETLLNGYKNFMSGRYVDERERYRVLADTGQKPQTLFIACCDSRSAPETIFDCGPGELFVVRNVANMVPPFEPDGQYHATSAAIEYAVQVLKVKDIVVMGHGRCGGIQAALDPNLEPLSPGDFIGKWMNMVKSAAEQIQSNDVMTASERQTALERVSIRNSIANLRGFPFVKAQETAGKVKLHGAWFDISTGELWVMDSKTGDFRRPDL from the coding sequence ATGAAAGATTTTCCGGAAACACTTCTCAACGGCTACAAGAACTTCATGAGCGGCCGCTATGTCGATGAGCGCGAAAGATACCGCGTTCTCGCCGATACCGGACAGAAACCGCAGACCCTGTTCATTGCCTGTTGTGACTCCCGTTCGGCGCCGGAAACCATTTTCGACTGCGGACCGGGAGAACTTTTCGTTGTTCGCAACGTCGCCAACATGGTGCCGCCATTCGAGCCGGACGGACAGTATCACGCCACGTCGGCCGCCATCGAATATGCCGTGCAGGTTCTCAAGGTGAAGGATATCGTCGTCATGGGCCACGGCCGCTGCGGCGGCATTCAGGCGGCGCTTGACCCCAATCTCGAGCCGCTGTCACCAGGCGATTTCATCGGCAAATGGATGAACATGGTCAAATCGGCGGCCGAACAAATCCAGAGTAACGACGTCATGACCGCCTCCGAACGCCAGACGGCGCTGGAACGCGTCTCCATCCGCAACTCCATCGCCAACCTACGTGGTTTCCCCTTCGTCAAGGCACAGGAGACCGCCGGCAAGGTCAAGCTGCACGGCGCATGGTTCGATATCTCGACCGGTGAATTGTGGGTGATGGACAGCAAAACGGGCGACTTTCGCCGCCCGGATCTGTGA
- a CDS encoding lytic murein transglycosylase yields the protein MRAMKAILAGVAMVSVLAATPVMAAQCGNTSAGFDAWVSAFKQEAAGRGVSASVLDRAFSGVSYNQATIRADRGQHSFKLSFEQFMQKRGGQTIISRGKTMKKNNAALFASIERTYGVPAGPLLAIWGMETGFGGFMGNQHTLSAVATLSFDCRRSDYFTEQLYAALKLVGSGSLNVNAKGAAHGEIGQTQFLPLNVVRYGVDFDRDGRIDLVGSRADALASTANFLVGHGWQRGAGYQQGQPSFAAIQGWNAASVYQQAIAFIGKAIDGQ from the coding sequence ATGCGGGCAATGAAGGCAATTCTGGCTGGTGTGGCCATGGTCTCGGTTCTGGCGGCGACGCCGGTTATGGCGGCGCAATGCGGCAACACTTCGGCGGGCTTCGATGCCTGGGTCAGCGCCTTCAAGCAGGAAGCGGCAGGCCGCGGCGTCAGCGCTTCAGTGCTCGATCGCGCCTTCTCCGGCGTCTCCTACAATCAGGCGACCATCCGCGCCGATCGCGGCCAGCACAGTTTCAAGCTATCCTTCGAACAGTTCATGCAGAAGCGCGGTGGTCAGACGATCATTTCGCGCGGCAAGACCATGAAGAAGAACAATGCAGCTCTCTTTGCTTCCATCGAAAGAACTTACGGCGTACCGGCTGGCCCGCTTCTGGCGATCTGGGGCATGGAAACCGGCTTTGGCGGCTTCATGGGCAACCAGCACACGCTTTCGGCCGTGGCGACGCTGTCCTTCGACTGCCGCCGTTCGGATTATTTCACTGAGCAACTTTATGCGGCGCTGAAGCTGGTCGGCAGCGGTTCGCTTAACGTCAACGCCAAGGGTGCGGCCCATGGTGAAATCGGCCAGACGCAGTTCCTGCCGTTGAACGTCGTGCGTTACGGCGTGGATTTCGATCGCGACGGTCGCATCGATCTCGTGGGCTCGCGCGCCGATGCGCTGGCCTCGACGGCCAATTTCCTCGTCGGCCATGGATGGCAGCGCGGTGCGGGTTATCAGCAGGGACAGCCGAGTTTTGCGGCGATCCAGGGTTGGAACGCGGCAAGCGTCTATCAACAGGCCATCGCCTTCATCGGCAAGGCGATCGACGGCCAATAA
- a CDS encoding aspartate-semialdehyde dehydrogenase, which produces MGFKVAIVGATGNVGREMLNILAERGFPADEVVPLASSRSQGTEVSYGDRTLKVSNLENYDFSDTDICLMSAGGEISKKWSPKIGQQGCVVIDNSSAWRYDQDVPLIVPEVNADAISGFTRKNIIANPNCSTAQLVVALKPLHDFAKIKRVVVSTYQSVSGAGKEGMDELFQQTRAVFVADPVETKKFTKRIAFNVIPHIDVFMEDGYTKEEWKVLAETKKMLDPKIKVTCTAVRVPVFIGHSESVNIEFENEITADQARDILREAPGCLVIDKHEDGGYITPVESAGEDATYISRIREDATVENGLNIWVVSDNLRKGAALNAIQIAELLVNRGLIKPRKAAA; this is translated from the coding sequence ATGGGTTTCAAAGTTGCAATTGTAGGCGCTACCGGCAATGTCGGTCGCGAAATGCTCAACATCCTGGCCGAACGTGGTTTTCCGGCAGATGAAGTCGTGCCGCTCGCTTCCTCCCGCTCGCAGGGCACGGAAGTCTCCTATGGCGATCGCACGCTGAAGGTTTCCAACCTCGAAAACTACGATTTTTCCGACACGGATATTTGCCTGATGTCGGCCGGCGGCGAGATTTCCAAGAAGTGGTCGCCGAAGATCGGTCAGCAGGGTTGCGTCGTCATCGATAACTCGTCTGCATGGCGCTATGATCAGGATGTTCCGCTGATCGTTCCGGAAGTCAATGCCGATGCGATCTCGGGCTTCACGCGCAAGAACATCATTGCCAACCCCAATTGCTCCACGGCCCAGCTCGTTGTCGCGCTGAAGCCGCTGCATGATTTCGCCAAGATCAAGCGCGTCGTTGTGTCCACCTATCAGTCGGTTTCCGGCGCCGGCAAGGAAGGCATGGACGAGCTGTTCCAGCAGACCCGCGCCGTCTTCGTGGCCGATCCGGTCGAAACCAAGAAGTTCACCAAGCGCATCGCCTTCAACGTCATCCCGCATATCGACGTCTTCATGGAAGACGGCTACACCAAGGAAGAGTGGAAGGTTCTGGCCGAAACCAAGAAGATGCTTGATCCCAAGATCAAGGTCACCTGCACGGCCGTGCGCGTTCCGGTCTTCATCGGCCATTCGGAATCGGTCAATATCGAGTTCGAAAACGAGATCACTGCCGATCAGGCGCGTGACATCCTGCGCGAAGCGCCGGGTTGCCTCGTCATCGACAAGCATGAAGATGGCGGCTACATCACCCCCGTTGAATCCGCCGGTGAAGATGCGACCTATATTTCGCGTATCCGCGAGGATGCGACGGTCGAGAACGGCCTCAACATCTGGGTTGTTTCGGATAATCTGCGCAAGGGCGCTGCCCTCAATGCCATCCAGATCGCCGAACTGCTGGTCAATCGTGGTCTCATCAAGCCCCGCAAGGCGGCTGCCTGA
- a CDS encoding MFS transporter, translated as MANIAAASGAARPMTGEEKKVIFASSLGTVFEWYDFYLYGSLAIYIGANFFSQYPETTRNIFALLAFAAGFLVRPFGALVFGRLGDIVGRKYTFLITILIMGVSTFLVGVLPGASQIGIAAPIILIILRMLQGLALGGEYGGAATYVAEHAPNGRRGYYTSWIQTTATLGLFLSLMVILGVQFALGKEAFAAWGWRIPFLVSVLLLGVSVWIRLKMNESPAFKKMKEEGKTSKAPLSEAFGQWKNAKIALLALVGAVIGQAVVWYTGQFYALFFLQSILKVDGQSANIMVAAALILGTGFFVLFGWLSDKIGRKPIIMAGLILAMLTYFPLFKALTWAGNPALAQAQSTVRATVTAAPGDCKFQFNPTGTAKFTTSCDIATSFLTRNSVPYDVVAGAAGEPASVKLGDATIASYDAIAAGADASAKDKAFQKQINIALHDSGYPLVRGAAQVPDAKLDAFIAANPELNLNADAVRATDKKMVATDKLVADKLLTPAETAGAAEMAVYTIAGGGAFTMVADPAAVNWIVIIAVLTVLVIYVTMVYGPIAALLVELFPTRIRYSGMSLPYHIGNGWFGGLLPATAFAMSAAKGDIYYGLWYPIVFAGITLVIGLLFLPETKDRDIHTME; from the coding sequence ATGGCAAATATTGCAGCCGCAAGCGGCGCTGCCCGTCCAATGACGGGCGAGGAGAAGAAGGTGATTTTCGCCTCTTCTCTCGGAACAGTCTTCGAATGGTACGATTTTTATCTATACGGCTCGCTCGCGATCTATATCGGCGCGAACTTCTTCAGCCAATATCCGGAAACAACGCGTAACATCTTCGCGCTTCTGGCTTTTGCCGCCGGCTTCCTCGTGCGCCCCTTCGGCGCGCTGGTGTTCGGGCGTCTCGGCGACATTGTCGGCCGTAAATACACCTTCCTGATCACCATTCTCATCATGGGTGTTTCGACCTTCCTCGTCGGTGTCCTGCCCGGTGCATCGCAGATCGGCATCGCAGCCCCGATCATCCTGATCATCCTGCGCATGCTGCAGGGTCTGGCGCTTGGCGGTGAATATGGCGGTGCTGCAACCTACGTGGCAGAACACGCGCCCAACGGTCGCAGGGGCTATTACACCTCATGGATCCAGACAACGGCGACACTCGGCCTGTTCCTGTCGCTGATGGTTATTCTCGGCGTGCAGTTCGCACTCGGCAAAGAAGCCTTCGCAGCCTGGGGCTGGCGCATTCCCTTCCTCGTTTCCGTTCTGCTGCTTGGCGTTTCGGTCTGGATTCGTCTGAAAATGAACGAATCCCCTGCCTTCAAGAAGATGAAGGAAGAGGGCAAGACCTCCAAGGCCCCGCTCAGCGAAGCTTTCGGCCAGTGGAAAAACGCCAAGATCGCCCTGCTCGCCCTCGTCGGCGCCGTCATCGGCCAGGCCGTCGTCTGGTACACCGGCCAGTTCTACGCGCTGTTCTTCCTGCAGAGCATCTTGAAGGTGGACGGCCAGTCCGCCAACATCATGGTGGCGGCAGCGCTCATCCTCGGCACCGGCTTCTTCGTGCTCTTCGGCTGGCTTTCCGACAAGATCGGCCGCAAGCCCATCATCATGGCCGGCCTTATCCTCGCCATGCTGACCTACTTCCCGCTGTTCAAGGCACTGACATGGGCGGGCAACCCGGCACTTGCGCAGGCACAATCCACCGTTCGCGCCACCGTGACTGCGGCTCCGGGCGACTGCAAGTTCCAGTTCAACCCGACTGGGACTGCGAAATTCACCACATCCTGCGATATCGCCACCTCGTTCCTGACCCGCAACTCCGTCCCCTATGACGTGGTTGCCGGAGCAGCCGGTGAGCCGGCAAGCGTCAAGCTCGGCGACGCCACCATCGCCAGCTACGACGCCATCGCGGCCGGCGCGGATGCTTCCGCGAAGGACAAGGCATTCCAGAAGCAGATCAACATTGCACTGCATGACAGCGGTTACCCGCTGGTACGCGGTGCGGCACAGGTGCCGGACGCGAAACTGGACGCCTTCATTGCCGCAAACCCGGAACTCAACCTCAATGCCGATGCCGTTCGCGCCACCGACAAGAAGATGGTTGCGACCGACAAGCTGGTGGCCGACAAGCTGCTGACGCCTGCCGAAACGGCCGGTGCGGCGGAAATGGCCGTCTACACCATCGCCGGCGGCGGTGCCTTCACCATGGTGGCCGATCCGGCAGCCGTGAACTGGATCGTCATCATCGCGGTCCTGACCGTCCTCGTGATCTATGTGACGATGGTCTATGGCCCGATCGCGGCACTGCTGGTCGAACTGTTCCCGACCCGCATCCGCTACTCCGGCATGTCGCTGCCCTATCACATCGGCAACGGCTGGTTCGGCGGTCTTCTGCCCGCCACCGCCTTTGCGATGAGCGCGGCGAAAGGCGATATCTATTACGGCCTCTGGTATCCGATCGTCTTTGCAGGCATCACGCTGGTCATCGGCCTGCTGTTCCTGCCGGAAACCAAGGATCGCGACATCCACACCATGGAGTGA
- a CDS encoding Re/Si-specific NAD(P)(+) transhydrogenase subunit alpha: MRIGTPKELYEGEARVGMTPDSAQALQKLGYDCVIEAGAGKAAGFSDDAYRAAGVTVVDSADALFAGSDIIAKVRPPETSEIDRLSSDKTLISFFYPAQNKDLLEQAKEKGANVIAMDMVPRISRAQKMDALSSMANIAGYRAVIEAGNNFGRFFTGQVTAAGKVPPAKVLVIGAGVAGLAAIGTATSLGAITYAFDVRPEVAEQIESMGAEFVYLDFADQQQDGAATGGYAAPSSPEFREKQLEKFRELAPQIDIVITTALIPGRDAPKLWLADMVAAMKPGSVIIDLAAERGGNCDLTVPDQRIVSDNGVIVIGYTDFPSRMAAQASTLYSTNIRHMMTDLTPAKDGKPVHNMEDDVIRGATVTYQGEITFPPPPPKIQAIAAQKPKERVKELTPEEKHAKERAEFKAQTKSQVGLLVIGTAALLLVGLFAPASFMSHFIVFVLACFIGFQVIWNVSHSLHTPLMAVTNAISGIVIIGALLQIGSGNWLVVILASLSVLIATINIVGGFLVTRRMLAMFQKS; encoded by the coding sequence TTGAGAATCGGAACGCCTAAGGAATTATATGAGGGCGAAGCGCGCGTCGGCATGACGCCCGACAGCGCGCAGGCCCTGCAGAAACTCGGATATGATTGCGTGATAGAGGCCGGCGCCGGCAAGGCAGCCGGTTTTTCCGACGACGCCTATCGCGCGGCTGGGGTCACGGTGGTCGATAGCGCCGACGCGCTCTTCGCCGGATCCGACATCATCGCCAAGGTTCGTCCGCCGGAAACGTCGGAGATTGATCGCCTGTCTTCGGACAAGACGCTGATCTCGTTCTTTTATCCCGCCCAGAACAAGGACCTTCTGGAGCAGGCGAAGGAAAAGGGCGCCAACGTCATCGCCATGGACATGGTGCCGCGCATTTCCCGCGCCCAGAAGATGGATGCCCTGTCCTCCATGGCCAATATCGCCGGTTATCGCGCGGTCATCGAGGCGGGTAACAATTTCGGCCGCTTCTTCACCGGTCAGGTAACAGCCGCCGGCAAGGTTCCGCCCGCCAAGGTTCTAGTGATCGGTGCCGGCGTCGCCGGTCTTGCCGCCATCGGCACCGCCACCTCGCTCGGCGCCATCACCTATGCCTTCGACGTGCGCCCTGAGGTGGCCGAACAGATCGAATCCATGGGCGCTGAATTCGTCTATCTCGATTTTGCCGATCAGCAGCAGGATGGTGCCGCCACCGGCGGTTATGCCGCTCCCTCCTCGCCGGAATTCCGCGAGAAGCAGCTTGAGAAATTTCGCGAACTCGCGCCGCAGATCGATATCGTCATCACCACGGCGCTGATCCCAGGCCGTGACGCCCCTAAACTGTGGCTCGCCGACATGGTGGCGGCAATGAAGCCGGGTTCTGTCATCATCGACCTTGCTGCCGAGCGCGGCGGCAATTGCGATCTGACGGTGCCCGACCAGCGTATCGTTTCCGACAACGGCGTCATCGTCATCGGCTACACGGATTTTCCGAGCCGCATGGCGGCGCAGGCCTCGACGCTCTATTCCACCAACATCCGTCACATGATGACCGATCTGACGCCCGCGAAGGACGGCAAGCCGGTTCACAACATGGAAGACGATGTCATTCGCGGCGCGACCGTCACCTATCAGGGCGAGATCACTTTCCCGCCGCCGCCGCCGAAGATTCAGGCCATTGCGGCGCAGAAGCCGAAGGAACGAGTCAAAGAGCTGACGCCTGAAGAAAAACACGCGAAAGAACGGGCCGAGTTCAAGGCGCAGACCAAAAGCCAGGTCGGGCTGCTGGTCATTGGTACGGCGGCCCTGCTTCTCGTCGGTCTTTTTGCACCAGCAAGCTTCATGAGCCACTTCATCGTCTTCGTGCTCGCCTGCTTCATCGGTTTCCAGGTTATCTGGAACGTCAGCCACTCGCTTCACACACCGCTGATGGCCGTGACGAACGCCATTTCCGGCATCGTCATCATCGGCGCGCTGCTGCAGATCGGTTCTGGCAACTGGCTGGTGGTGATCCTTGCCTCGCTTTCCGTCCTGATCGCGACGATCAACATCGTTGGCGGTTTCCTCGTGACACGGCGCATGCTCGCCATGTTCCAGAAGTCCTGA
- a CDS encoding NAD(P)(+) transhydrogenase (Re/Si-specific) subunit beta: MTIGIVSAAYVAAAVLFILSLGGLSGQESAKRAVWYGITGMGLAIVATVFGPEISKGVGQWLVVLLMLAGGSVLGYFVASRVQMTEMPQLVAALHSFVGLAAVFIGFNAHIEEAHVASLDETARSLLTGFSAILAHKTPVELAIMKVEVFLGVFIGAVTFTGSVVAFGKLAGKVDGKAKKLPGGHLLNAGAAILSLVLLIMYCNGAGAWTLVLMTLAAFFIGYHLIMGIGGADMPVVVSMLNSYSGWAAAAIGFTLGNDLLIVTGALVGSSGAILSYIMCKAMNRSFISVILGGFGGTTGPAMEIEGEQVAIDAEGVAAALNDADSVIIVPGYGMAVAQAQSAVSELTRKLRADGKTVRFAIHPVAGRLPGHMNVLLAEAKVPYDIVLEMDEINDDFPSTDVVIVIGSNDIVNPAAQDDPNSPIAGMPVLEVWKSKLVIVSKRGQGTGYSGIENPLFYKDNTRMFYGDAKKSINELLPLIK, encoded by the coding sequence ATGACCATTGGTATCGTTTCCGCGGCCTATGTTGCCGCAGCCGTTCTTTTCATCCTTTCCCTCGGCGGCCTTTCCGGACAGGAAAGCGCCAAACGCGCTGTCTGGTACGGCATAACAGGCATGGGTCTCGCCATCGTCGCCACTGTCTTCGGCCCCGAAATCAGCAAGGGTGTCGGGCAATGGCTCGTCGTGCTCCTGATGCTCGCCGGCGGCTCGGTTCTCGGCTACTTCGTCGCAAGCCGCGTGCAGATGACCGAAATGCCGCAGCTTGTGGCAGCCCTTCACTCCTTCGTCGGTCTTGCCGCCGTCTTCATCGGCTTCAACGCCCATATCGAGGAAGCGCATGTCGCCTCGCTCGATGAGACGGCACGGTCGTTGCTGACAGGCTTTTCCGCCATCCTCGCCCACAAGACACCGGTGGAACTGGCGATCATGAAGGTCGAGGTCTTCCTCGGCGTCTTCATCGGCGCAGTCACCTTCACCGGCTCCGTCGTCGCCTTCGGCAAGCTTGCCGGCAAGGTGGACGGCAAGGCGAAGAAGCTGCCGGGCGGACACCTGCTGAACGCCGGTGCTGCGATCCTGTCGCTCGTGCTGCTCATCATGTATTGCAACGGCGCCGGCGCATGGACCCTCGTCCTGATGACGCTTGCCGCCTTCTTCATCGGTTACCACCTGATCATGGGTATCGGCGGCGCTGACATGCCTGTCGTCGTTTCGATGTTGAACAGCTATTCCGGCTGGGCGGCCGCCGCCATCGGCTTCACGCTCGGCAACGATCTCCTGATCGTGACGGGCGCGCTGGTCGGCTCCTCGGGTGCGATCCTCTCCTACATCATGTGCAAGGCGATGAACCGCTCTTTCATCTCGGTCATCCTTGGCGGCTTCGGCGGCACGACGGGCCCGGCAATGGAAATCGAGGGCGAGCAGGTGGCGATCGACGCCGAGGGCGTGGCCGCAGCACTCAACGACGCCGACAGCGTCATCATCGTGCCCGGTTATGGCATGGCGGTGGCGCAGGCCCAGAGCGCGGTATCCGAGCTGACCCGCAAGCTGCGCGCCGACGGCAAGACCGTGCGTTTCGCCATCCACCCCGTTGCCGGCCGCCTTCCCGGCCACATGAACGTGCTGCTCGCCGAAGCCAAGGTGCCCTACGACATCGTGCTGGAAATGGACGAGATCAACGACGATTTCCCGAGCACCGACGTCGTCATCGTCATCGGCTCCAACGATATCGTCAACCCGGCGGCACAGGACGATCCGAATTCACCCATCGCTGGCATGCCGGTTCTGGAAGTGTGGAAGTCGAAGCTCGTCATCGTCTCCAAGCGCGGCCAGGGCACGGGTTACTCCGGCATCGAGAACCCGCTGTTCTATAAGGACAATACGCGCATGTTCTATGGCGATGCGAAGAAGTCGATCAACGAGCTTCTGCCGCTGATCAAGTAA